The Isorropodon fossajaponicum endosymbiont JTNG4 genome segment TCGTCTTTAAACCTGAAATAGGCATCAGCATTATAGAAGTATTGTGTAATTGCGCCATTAGCGCCCGCTTTAATCTTGTTAACAAAGTGTGATAAATCACTTGCAATATTTTTGGCTTGTGGGTGCATTTCAGGATAAGCTGCTACCTCAATATGGAAGTGGTCATTATATTCAGATCGGATAAATTCAACCAATTCATTGGCATAATGAAAATCGCCAATATCACGCACACCTGAAGGAATATCACCCCTTAGTGCAATAATACGATTGATATTTGCAGATTTGTATTTATCCAATAATTCAACAATGTTAGACTTTTCTGAGCCAATACAAGATAGATGTGGCGCAGCTGGAATATTGTCATTTTTTTGAATGTCTAACACCGCTTCTAGGGTTACATCTTGTGTTGTACCGCCTGCACCAAAAGTGGTTGAAAAATATTCAGGCGATACCACACTTAAACTTTGCCTAACTTGGATTAGTTTTTCTTTACCTTGGTTTGTTCTAGGTGGGAAAAACTCAAAACTGATTTTCATTAATGTAATACATCCATAATAAAAGCGCCCTTATTATAACTGATTCAGTTAAGATTGAAGCGTTTCCAATTTCTATAGAGGCTAGATTTTGGATTTATGATTTTTTAACTATCCTCTAACAATCGGGTAAAATAGACGAATTTATTTAGTTGGAAATTTATAGCGATTTATGTCAAAAAGTGATTATATTGAGTTAGAAGGCGTTGTTAAAGAAAAATTACCGAATACGACTTTTATGGTTGAATTAGAAAATGGTCATCGTATTTTAGCGCATATTTCCGGTAAAATTCGCAAGCATTATATTCGCATTCTTCCAGGTGATAGAGTGACCGTTGAGATGACACCTTATGATTTAACTAAAGGAAGGATTACTTTTAGACACAAATAAAAATATTGCCGATGTGGTGGAATTGGTAGACGCGCCGGATTCAAAATCCGGTTCCTTCGGGAGTGACGGTTCGATCCCGTCCATCGGTACCAAATTAATAAAAAAAAATCATAATATGGAACAAACAGATTTTATAGCTCAAGCACTTAATTTAACCTTGTTTGGTATGGGGTTCGTATTCTTGTTTTTAACCTTGTTGGTTGGCGTTACTAAACTAATGTCTATAATTATTCAAAAACTTCAAAGTAAAGTTT includes the following:
- a CDS encoding OadG family protein; the encoded protein is MEQTDFIAQALNLTLFGMGFVFLFLTLLVGVTKLMSIIIQKLQSKVYNQQDFNNSSELKDEETKFVIEQAIKMHRGT
- the infA gene encoding translation initiation factor IF-1 produces the protein MSKSDYIELEGVVKEKLPNTTFMVELENGHRILAHISGKIRKHYIRILPGDRVTVEMTPYDLTKGRITFRHK
- the metF gene encoding methylenetetrahydrofolate reductase [NAD(P)H] — protein: MKISFEFFPPRTNQGKEKLIQVRQSLSVVSPEYFSTTFGAGGTTQDVTLEAVLDIQKNDNIPAAPHLSCIGSEKSNIVELLDKYKSANINRIIALRGDIPSGVRDIGDFHYANELVEFIRSEYNDHFHIEVAAYPEMHPQAKNIASDLSHFVNKIKAGANGAITQYFYNADAYFRFKDDVQKLGIDIPITPGIMPITNYTQLLNFSNMCGAQIPKWILERLKLYENDLESLSGFGFDVVANLCQTLKSQGVDSFHFYSMNRANPSLKLAKSII